In Thermococcus gorgonarius, the genomic window CGTCACCGAGAGGGAAGTTAAGATAACCCCCTCTGGAGAGGAGCTGGTAAGGAAGGGCATCGAGCTGAAGAGGGAAGTTTCCGTTCTAACGCCCGAGCTCATAAAGTCGGGAAAATGGCGCGAGGTCGAGTTCAGGCGCTTTGACATCAAGACCCCCGTGAGGAGGATCTACCCGGGTAAGAAGCAGCCTTACCGCGCTTTCCTCGACAAGATAAGGAGAAGGCTCATCGAGATGGGCTTCATCGAGATGACCGTCGAGAGCCTCATAGAGACCCAGTTCTGGAACTTCGACGCGCTCTTCCAGCCCCAGAACCACCCGGCTCGTGAGTGGACCGACACCTACCAGCTCAAGTACCCGAAGAGCGGCTACTTGCCAGAGAAAGAGCTAGTCGAGAGGGTCAAAGAAGCACATGAGAGGGGTTTAGCTGGCTCGCGCGGCTGGGGCTACGTCTGGTCGCCGGAGAGGGCGATGCTCCTGATGCCCCGTGCCCATGGAACAGCCCTCAGCGGGAGACAGCTGGCTAAAGGCGTCGAGATACCGGGCAAGTACTTCACGATTCAGCGCGTCTTCCGTCCAGACGTCCTCGACAGGACACACCTCATCGAGTTCAACCAGGTGGACGGCTTCGTTGTCGGTGAAGACCTAAACTTCAGGCACCTCCTTGGGATCCTCAAGCGCTTCGCCGTTGAGATAGCTGGAGCAAAGAAGGTCAAGTTCCTGCCTGATTACTACCCGTTCACTGAGCCGAGTGTCCAGATGAGCGCCTACCACCCAGAGCTCGGATGGGTCGAGTTCGGCGGAGCTGGAATATTCCGCGAGGAGATGACAAAGGCCCTTGGAATAGACGCACCGGTTATAGCTTGGGGAATAGGAATCGACAGATTAGCCATGTTCAAGCTCGGAATAGACGACATCCGCTACCTCTTCAGCTACGACCTACGCTGGTTGAGGGAAGCGAAGCTGGTCTGGTGAGGTGATACCATGCCGAAGTTCGACGTTTCAAAGTCTGACCTTGAGAGGCTCATCGGGAAGAGCTTCACCGTCGAGGAGTGGGAGGACCTCTTCCTCTATGCGAAATGTGAGCTCGACGACGTCTGGGAGGAGAACGGTGAAATCTACTTCAAGGCAGATTCCAAGGACACAAACAGGCCCGACCTCTGGAGCGCCGAGGGGATAGCAAGGCAGATTAAGTGGGCGCTTGGAATGGGGAGGGGCCTGCCGAAGTACGAAGTTGAGAAAAGCGACGTTGTGGTTTACGTTGACGAGAAGCTGAAGGACATCCGTCCCTACGGTGTCTACGCCATAGTTGAGGGCCTTCACCTCGATGAAGAGGCTCTCAAGCAGATGATAAACCTCCAGGAGAAAGTGGCCTTAACCTTTGGAAGGCGCAGAAGGGAAGTGGCCATTGGTATCTTCGACTTCGACAAGGTTAAACCGCCGATCTACTACCGCGCCGCCGAGAAGACTGAGAAGTTCGTCCCCCTCGGCTTCACCGAGGAGCTAACGCTCGAGGAAATCCTCGAAAAGCATGAAAAAGGGAAAGAATACGGGCACCTGATAAAGGACAAGCCCTATTACCCGCTCCTCGTCGACAGCGAGGGTAAGGTCCTCTCGATGCCACCGATCATAAACTCAGAGATAACTGGACGAGTAACGACCGAGACGAGGAACGTCTTCGTTGACGTGACCGGCTGGGACTTGAGAAAGATTATGCTGGCCCTCAACGTCGTCGTTACAGCCCTAGCCGAGCGCGGTGGGAAGATAAAGAGCGTCAAGGTGGTTTATCCTGACTTTGAAATCGAGACGCCAGACCTAACTCCAAAGCCCTTTGAAGTCGAGCTGAATTACATAAGGAAACTGGCCGGCCTTGAGCTGAGCGACGAAGAAATCAAAGACCTCCTCGAGAGGATGATGTACGAGGTTGAGCTCGAAGGTGGAAAGGCAAAGCTCCTCTATCCGGCCTTCCGCGACGACATAATGCACGCAAGGGACGTTCTGGAGGACGTTCTCATAGCCTACGGCTACAACGAGATTGAGCCGGAGGAGCCGAAGATTGCCGTCCAGGGCAGGGGCGACAAGTTCGTTGAGTTCGAAGATGCCGTGAGGGAACTCATGGTCGGCTTTGGTTTGCAGGAGGTAATGACCTTCAACCTCACCAACAAGGAGGCCCAGTATGATAAAATGAATCTCAAATACGGCAACGATTACTTCAACCATCCCCCCGCTGAGCTCGTCGAGATAGCGAACCCGATAAGCCCCAAGTGGTCAGCCCTTAGGAACTGGTTGCTTCCGAGTCTGCTCGACTTCCTGAGCCAGAACACCCACGAGGAGTATCCGCAGAGGATCTTTGAAGTGGGCAAGGCTACACTGATAGATGAGAGCAGGGAGACCAAAACGGTAAGCGAGAGCAAATTAGCGGTTGCTCTGGCACATCCGCGCGTCACCTTCACCGAGGCCAAGGAGATACTTGACTCGGTAATGAGACATCTCGGCTTTGAGTACGAGCTGGAAGAAGTCGAACATCCGAGCTTCATCCCGGGCAGGGCTGGGAAAATAGTCGTTGGAGGGAAAGCGATAGGAGTTATAGGGGAGATACATCCTGCGGTGCTGGAAAACTGGGGTCTAGAGATGCCCGTCGCGGGCTTTGAGCTCTTCCTTAGGCCCCTCTATACAGAGCCCTACCTATGAGCCCTCCCCCAGATTTTTCTTTACTATTGTATACATCAACTCGAAATTTGTCAAGTTTACCAAGAGTTCTACATCGAGTGTCTCAACCATAGCTGATCACTGTATCAAGTTTGAGAGAGGAGTTTATCAATCTTCTGCTGGAAATGCTGAACAAGTGTCAAATAAGACAGAAAACTTCAGAAAATTTTGATGATGTGACAAAAATCGTCAACCTTTTTTTGCTGTGGAAATCAGCATCTTCCACTTCTCCCTCGTCCTCTTCCAGCAGCCAGGCGGCATGAGCTCGCCCTCCGGACAGTAACCGATTTGGATACACCGCGGTCCCAGCTTCGCCCACTTTATAATCGGCCTCAGCTCCTCGTTCTTCGCTATCTCCTCCAGCATCTTCCAAGCGACTTCCCTTATCTCCCACTGGGCCCTCTCGCAGGCTCTTAAACCGAGGAAGTGCTTGAGCTCGCGGAGGTTCATCGTGACGACAATCTTCGTTCTTACTGCTTGAGGCAGGATGAAGCGGGCGTCCTCCTGGTGAACACCGGCCTTATAACTCTCCTCGTAGAGCTCGATGGAGTTTTTCAGGAATTCCTTCCACTTTTGGTAGAGCTCGGGCTTTTCCTTAACGCTCTCAGGGATTACAAAGGTCTCTTCCACATCATTTGGGTTTAATTTGATATAGCGCTGTGACTGCTGGGTATAGCTCGCAAGCCTGTGGCGGACTAGTTGATGACTACAAACACGAGAACAGCCCTCAATTGCAAAGGTTAGCGTCGCGTGCTCAAGAATTGACTCATGGCCGTAGCCAAGAACCCTTGGCAGGTGCATCTCGACGTCATTCGTGGTCATCCGCTCAAAGGCCTCTGTTTCCCAGCTCTCCCAGTAGCTTATCAGGGCTGACCATGTGACAGTTTCGAGCGGTTTTTTTGTATAGTTGACAAGAGTCACGCGGATTTTATCGTTCATATTTTTCACCTCATCTCAAGGGGCCCCTCCCCCTTATTATGATTTCCGCTTCCATTTTTGAACCGCTGGCAGGAGTATCCGTACAATCGGATCTGATGTGCAAAACCATCACCTAAAACTTGCCGTACTGCCCTTACGTTTGGAAACATTATCGAACCTTTGACTTAAAACTCTCCAGTGCCAAGGTTATTTTGCCGACGAAAGGGTTATTAAATTCAGAAGACAGCTTTAGACGGTGATGCACATGGTGGTTAGCCTCGCAGGAAGGGATGTTCTCTGCCTCCAGGACTTCACGAGGGAGGAAATTGAAACTATTCTCAAGACGGCCGAGATGATGAAGATATGGAACAAGATTGGAAAGCCCCACCGCGTTCTCGAGGGCAAGACCCTCGCCATGATATTCCAGAAGCCCTCTACGAGGACGAGGATTTCCTTCGAGGTCGGCATTTATCAGCTCGGAGGCTACGGCCTCTACCTCAACGCCCAGGACCTTCAGCTCAGGCGCGGTGAGACCATCGCCGACACCGCCAGGGTTCTCAGCAGATACGTCGACGGGATAATGGCGAGGGTTTATGCCCACAAGGACGTGGAAGACCTCGCCAAGTATGCGAGCGTCCCGGTCATAAACGGTCTGAGCGACTTCTCCCACCCGTGCCAGGCTCTGGCCGACTATCAGACCATACTCGAAAAGAAGGGCAGGATTGCCGGCCTCAAGATCGTCTACGTCGGTGACGGAAACAACGTCGCCCACTCCCTCATGATAGCGGGAACCAAGCTTGGAGCTAACGTTGTTGTCGCCACACCGGAAGGCTACGAGCCCGATCCGAAGGTCATTAAGTGGGCGGAGCAGAACGCGGCCGAGAGCGGCGGAAGCTTCGAGCTCCTCCACGACCCCGTTAAGGCCGTCAAAGATGCGGACGTCATCTACACTGACGTCTGGGCGAGCATGGGTCAGGAAGCCGAGGCCGAGGAGAGGAGAAAGATATTCATGCCCTTCCAGGTCAACAAGGAACTCGTCAAGCACGCTAAACCTGACTACATCTTCATGCACTGCCTCCCAGCCCACCGCGGAGAAGAGGTCACCGACGACGTCATAGACAGCCCCAACAGCGTCGTCTTTGACCAGGCCGAGAACAGGCTTCACGCTCAGAAGGCCGTTATGGCCCTCGTCATGGGCGGGATTAAGGTTTAATCCGTTTATCCCCTTTTTCTCTTATGTGCACTGTAAGAATAAACAAAGATAGGAGTAGAATCAGCTTTTCATCACCTTCCAAACCAATATCGGGAACACCAATGTCGCATCGGCCCATATCTCGACGTAATCGGCTTTGGCCCTTATCTTGCCCCAGCTGACACCTTCGCTCGGCGGCGCGCCGCTCAGCGAGCCGTCCCAGGGAATGGCAGTGGTAACGTAAATCGCGTAGTCCGTCCCTCCACGGAAGAGGTTGGCGTTGATTATCGCGTGCTTCGGTAGTGAACCGCCGAGGATTATTGATGCCGTCTCCTTTGCCGTAACCGCGAGGTTGTTGAGCTTCACTATGTCGTTGGCGATGTCTATGATCAGCTCTCTATCTCCTCTCTCCTCCTTGAAGAAGTAGAGCATGTCTCCTATCGAGCCGTCTGTTATAGCTGGACAGAATATCGGCACGTTCCGCTTGTAGGCCCAGTAGATGATTGAGCGCTCTTTCTCCTCTCCGAGCTTCTCGTCCATGTAGCGGCCCATCTCATAGATGAACTCGCTTGCCGTGAGCGGTTTGCCTCTTTCACGCTCCATCTCCAGAACCCACTCGAAGAAGGGTATCATGTACTTCTCGAACTCGATATACCTATCATTGGGCACGAAAATGTTGCCTATCCTGTTTATCCCCTTCTCGCGCATTAAGGCGTCGTTAACGTTCCAGTCGCCCAGAATGAAGGGCTTGAGGGCCTTTATGAAGTCTTCCTCAACTCCTCCGGCCGTGGTTACGATTACGTCAACCTTGCCCTCCTTCACGAGCCACGCGATCAGTTCGCGCAGGCCGGAGGAGACTATGTTGGAGGTATAGCCGAGGAAGACGCGGACTTCCGTCCCTTCGGTGCGCTTCCGCTCGACTTTCCTCCAAATCTCTATCGCCTTCCCGAGGTGGGTAGCTTGAAAGCCTATTCTCTCGTAATAATCCAAAACCTCCTCAAGGCTCGAAACTTCATCCAACCACGGCCCCTCTATCGGCGTTCCCTCGACCTCTTCGCTCTCCTTAAGGACGATGTCTTTCGGCTCGGTCATGGAGGAAAGTTTTAGGGAGAGGCGTTTAAAGCTTTCGTCAGCACTTGCCGTTGACAACTGAGCTTATCAGCTTTGCCGTTACTGGGACGGGGAAGACCCTTCTCGGAGCTTTGTTGAAGAGCCACTCCTCGATTTCCTTCGCTTTTGCCCTGCCTTCCCTCATGGCGGTGCCGATGTTCCTCGGAGCAACAACGTCACCTGCAAAGAATATACCCGCCTCCTTCAGTATTTCCTCGTTGGCGCAGACGACCTCCCTTATTGGGCTCGTCGGTAGCTGACCAATGGCATAGGCAACTACGTCGGCATCGAGGATAAAGCGCTCGTCGGTGGTTACGACGCTCCCCTCGACTATTCTTGTCTTCGCGAACTCAACCCCCTGGGCTCTTTTCTCTCCGAGTATTCTGACTGGAGTCGCGTACTCTATAAATTCCACGCCCTCACTGATCAGCTTTCTGATTTCAGTCTTCGCGTAGCTGTGCTCAAGGGAACGGCGGTAGGCCATCGTGACCTTCTCAGCCCCGAGGAGCCTCGCTTCGATGGCCACGTCAACGGCGGTATAGCCAGCGCCGATTATCACGACGTGCCGTCCCTTGAGGTCAGGAACCCTCTCCCATGGGTAGTAGCCTATTCTGGCCATCTTTATGTGGTGGAGGAGTGTTAAGGCGTCGTAAACGCCGGGCAGTTCAACGCCAGGAACCTTGAGCTTCCTCGGCTTCCATGCGCCAGTTGCGATGAGGAGCGCATCAAACTCGCTCAGAAGCCTCTCAAGGGAGACGAAGTGCTCCGCCCACTCGTCACCGAGCTCTCTGGGTGAATCGTAGACCACCTTCGTCCTGAAGTGGAAGTGCACGCCGAGCCTTTCAAGGTCTTTCACGCCTTCCCTAACCGCTTTTATTGGAATTCTAACCTCTGGAATGGCAAAGGCCACCATCCCACCGCCTTCGGGCATCTTCTCATAGACATGAACCTCGTAGCCCCTGCAGGCAAGGTAGCCAGCGGCCGTTAATCCAGCTGGACCAGCGCCGATGATCGCTATCTTGAACGGCTTTGGTTCGGCCTTCTCCCTGCAGATGTAGAACTTCACCTCATCACCCCCAAAGTTTTTTGAGAAACCTGTTTAAAACC contains:
- the pheS gene encoding phenylalanine--tRNA ligase subunit alpha, which gives rise to MELSYQEKLTLIKLGELKKAKFEELVEKTGLDQVAVMRSVLGLQAKGLAKLHERSEKVVRLTETGKEYARIGLPEWRALKVLKEKKKVTLDDLSEVLSEDELKPIVGLLRKEGWANVRKEEGKLILEITEKGLNAEERPIDKALKLLAERGSVPVRDIEKLIPAKELKRRKIAEEETVTEREVKITPSGEELVRKGIELKREVSVLTPELIKSGKWREVEFRRFDIKTPVRRIYPGKKQPYRAFLDKIRRRLIEMGFIEMTVESLIETQFWNFDALFQPQNHPAREWTDTYQLKYPKSGYLPEKELVERVKEAHERGLAGSRGWGYVWSPERAMLLMPRAHGTALSGRQLAKGVEIPGKYFTIQRVFRPDVLDRTHLIEFNQVDGFVVGEDLNFRHLLGILKRFAVEIAGAKKVKFLPDYYPFTEPSVQMSAYHPELGWVEFGGAGIFREEMTKALGIDAPVIAWGIGIDRLAMFKLGIDDIRYLFSYDLRWLREAKLVW
- the argF gene encoding ornithine carbamoyltransferase, with the translated sequence MVVSLAGRDVLCLQDFTREEIETILKTAEMMKIWNKIGKPHRVLEGKTLAMIFQKPSTRTRISFEVGIYQLGGYGLYLNAQDLQLRRGETIADTARVLSRYVDGIMARVYAHKDVEDLAKYASVPVINGLSDFSHPCQALADYQTILEKKGRIAGLKIVYVGDGNNVAHSLMIAGTKLGANVVVATPEGYEPDPKVIKWAEQNAAESGGSFELLHDPVKAVKDADVIYTDVWASMGQEAEAEERRKIFMPFQVNKELVKHAKPDYIFMHCLPAHRGEEVTDDVIDSPNSVVFDQAENRLHAQKAVMALVMGGIKV
- a CDS encoding FAD-dependent oxidoreductase, which translates into the protein MKFYICREKAEPKPFKIAIIGAGPAGLTAAGYLACRGYEVHVYEKMPEGGGMVAFAIPEVRIPIKAVREGVKDLERLGVHFHFRTKVVYDSPRELGDEWAEHFVSLERLLSEFDALLIATGAWKPRKLKVPGVELPGVYDALTLLHHIKMARIGYYPWERVPDLKGRHVVIIGAGYTAVDVAIEARLLGAEKVTMAYRRSLEHSYAKTEIRKLISEGVEFIEYATPVRILGEKRAQGVEFAKTRIVEGSVVTTDERFILDADVVAYAIGQLPTSPIREVVCANEEILKEAGIFFAGDVVAPRNIGTAMREGRAKAKEIEEWLFNKAPRRVFPVPVTAKLISSVVNGKC
- the pheT gene encoding phenylalanine--tRNA ligase subunit beta, encoding MPKFDVSKSDLERLIGKSFTVEEWEDLFLYAKCELDDVWEENGEIYFKADSKDTNRPDLWSAEGIARQIKWALGMGRGLPKYEVEKSDVVVYVDEKLKDIRPYGVYAIVEGLHLDEEALKQMINLQEKVALTFGRRRREVAIGIFDFDKVKPPIYYRAAEKTEKFVPLGFTEELTLEEILEKHEKGKEYGHLIKDKPYYPLLVDSEGKVLSMPPIINSEITGRVTTETRNVFVDVTGWDLRKIMLALNVVVTALAERGGKIKSVKVVYPDFEIETPDLTPKPFEVELNYIRKLAGLELSDEEIKDLLERMMYEVELEGGKAKLLYPAFRDDIMHARDVLEDVLIAYGYNEIEPEEPKIAVQGRGDKFVEFEDAVRELMVGFGLQEVMTFNLTNKEAQYDKMNLKYGNDYFNHPPAELVEIANPISPKWSALRNWLLPSLLDFLSQNTHEEYPQRIFEVGKATLIDESRETKTVSESKLAVALAHPRVTFTEAKEILDSVMRHLGFEYELEEVEHPSFIPGRAGKIVVGGKAIGVIGEIHPAVLENWGLEMPVAGFELFLRPLYTEPYL
- the thyX gene encoding FAD-dependent thymidylate synthase → MNDKIRVTLVNYTKKPLETVTWSALISYWESWETEAFERMTTNDVEMHLPRVLGYGHESILEHATLTFAIEGCSRVCSHQLVRHRLASYTQQSQRYIKLNPNDVEETFVIPESVKEKPELYQKWKEFLKNSIELYEESYKAGVHQEDARFILPQAVRTKIVVTMNLRELKHFLGLRACERAQWEIREVAWKMLEEIAKNEELRPIIKWAKLGPRCIQIGYCPEGELMPPGCWKRTREKWKMLISTAKKG
- a CDS encoding deoxyhypusine synthase; translated protein: MTEPKDIVLKESEEVEGTPIEGPWLDEVSSLEEVLDYYERIGFQATHLGKAIEIWRKVERKRTEGTEVRVFLGYTSNIVSSGLRELIAWLVKEGKVDVIVTTAGGVEEDFIKALKPFILGDWNVNDALMREKGINRIGNIFVPNDRYIEFEKYMIPFFEWVLEMERERGKPLTASEFIYEMGRYMDEKLGEEKERSIIYWAYKRNVPIFCPAITDGSIGDMLYFFKEERGDRELIIDIANDIVKLNNLAVTAKETASIILGGSLPKHAIINANLFRGGTDYAIYVTTAIPWDGSLSGAPPSEGVSWGKIRAKADYVEIWADATLVFPILVWKVMKS